From a region of the Chroicocephalus ridibundus chromosome 8, bChrRid1.1, whole genome shotgun sequence genome:
- the HEBP2 gene encoding heme-binding protein 2, with protein MIKSFKQTFLSLDLQSPRWTSAETMAKDYELRQYETAKWVSTVIRGETQKEAMRQGFWKLFHYIQGKNEKEMKIDMTVPVTCLIKSACTDFKISFFVPFEHQDSPPQPTDSDVFIEERKAAAIFVRSFGGFASPEKYAEEAEVLARILRNRGQPFHEDFFYTAGYDSPFKLFNRHNEVWYFKK; from the exons ATGATCAAATCCTTCAAGCAAACGTTTCTGTCCCTGGACCTGCAGTCCCCTCGGTGGACCTCAGCAGAGACGATG GCAAAGGATTATGAACTGCGTCAGTACGAGACGGCAAAGTGGGTCAGCACGGTCATTAGGGGAGAAACACAGAAGGAGGCGATGCGCCAAGGCTTCTGGAAACTCTTTCACTACATCCAAGGGAAGAATGAGAAAG AAATGAAGATTGATATGACCGTACCTGTGACCTGCCTGATAAAATCTGCCTGCACAGACTTCAAGATCTCTTTCTTTGTGCCATTTGAACACCAGgactccccaccccagcccaccGACTCAGATGTGTTTATTGAAGAGCGGAAAGCAGCAGCCATCTTTGTCCG GTCCTTTGGTGGATTTGCCTCCCCAGAGAAATATGCTGAGGAAGCTGAAGTCTTGGCCAGAATCTTAAGAAACAGAGGCCAACCATTCCATGAAGACTTCTTCTATACTGCAGGCTATGACAGTCCCTTCAAGCTCTTTAACAGGCACAATGAAGTGTGGTATTTTAAGAAGTAa